TATTTTGTGGTAATCAATCCAACCCAAAGCTCATTAAGCCATTAAATAATACTCCCTCCGTTTCATTAAGATAAACTTTTTAGAAAAAAGTTTGTTTCACAGAAATGTATTTTTTGTATTTTCTATGAAAAAATTGTAAACTTTAAAAAAATTAATTGATTTTATTGAATTACTATTAGTTAAAAGTTATTGAAAATTGAAAATTACAGAAAACAATACATTTATTACGGTAGTTTAATGTGTTTTCTTAATATATGTGAAAATACTAAAAAGTCTATCTTTGTAAAACGGATGGAGTACTATACATCTATCTATGCAAGGATTTGGCTAAAATTTCAAATTGATTTCATTTTTAAAAAGAAACTTTACATTTATTCCGGAAATAAATTGCTTCATAACTCTAATCATAATGAGTAAAGGAATATCTTCAAAACCGATTCCAATACTCCATATTTTCACTACAATTTATTAAGTAACAAATTATAGTTCGAGAAATATTATATAACATTCATAATGTTATAACAGTCTCATCCTACTTAAGACGCCTTAGTAAAATGATTCAATAACTCAACTTATTTTTAATGCAATTTGTTCATTTTAAATTATTAATTTCATAATTTTATCTCTGAACTCAAATGTTCATGCAATTTGGATCTTATACATTTTAATTGATTCGACAATAATACTTGTTTGATGTCAGATCTTATTATAAAAATATTAAGTTTCTTTTTAAGACAAAGTTAATACCAAATCAATTAGTAGTAGATTATCCTTTTGAGATTTCTGAACACAAATTCTAAAAAGATCATATAATCTTACTTATTCATATTAATTTTTCTCAAGATCATATATTTATTTTCAAACATTTATAATATAAAATTGAAAGAATTGGTTCTAAAGTTGAGTGAAATACACTAACCATAATTAAGAAGAAATTCAAATTAATATAGTAAGACATAATAAATATCTAAAATACGTAACTTCATCTTGTAGTTTTTTCATAATACTTATACTATATAATTAAAAATCTAATGAAATAAAATTTCTTCTAAATATAATCTGTAAAATAATTTAAGATTATATATTTAAATATCACATATATTATTATATTAATTTGAAATCCATGCAATGTATGTACAGTATATTACAATCTTTTGAAGAACTTTATATAACCTCTACAAAGATTTGACCCATTAATTTAGAAAGAAATCTCAAGACAATAAACAAATTAGATACTACACATGTCTTACCCGCTCCATCGCTTGTACTTATAAGCATGCTCTTGCTCCCTTACTTGTTCACACTGGGCCTGGGCAAAATAACCGGAATCGAAGAACCGAACCGGAATCGAACCGAAATACCCGAAACCGGAACCGGACCAATACCTTCAAATACCCGAACGGTTCCTATATTTTTATATCCGAAATAACCGAACCGAGCCGGAACCGAACCGGAACCAAACCGAGAACCGAACGGGTACCCGAATATATAAAAATATTAATTATATATATATATAACATCACTAAATATATATTTTTAATTTAAAATTCTATTAAAAGTATCTGAAAATAGTTGAGGATAACTAAATTATTATAAAGTATCCAAACTACCCGAAATTATCCGGATAGTTTTATCCAAAATATCCAAAATAATCCGAAATGTCCAAAAATTTTATCTAAATCATCCTAATTATTTGATATTTTACCCTAAATAACCGATATTTTATCCAAATTATCCGAACTACCCGAACTATCCGAACCCGAACCGGATCCAAATGAGAACCAAACTTTTTCTGGATATTTTCCGGTTCCTACATTTCCTACCCGAACCGAACCGAACCAAACCCAAAACTATCCAAACCGAACCGAACCGAAAATAAGTTAAATACTAAATGGATCCTCTAGCCCTTATCCAAACTACCCGAAACCCGAAATATCCGAACCGAACCGAACCGATAGCCCAGGCCTAGTTCACACCAAGCACCAAAAGAGAAAGAAAAGAGTAAAGTTTACATCATACCAACAAAATGGCATTATCAAAGCTTCAATCTGTAGTCATACTCGTTATATGTTCTCTCCTTGTGACTTCTCTGTCAAGAGGTAATACGTTTATATATTATAATCACATCTACAATCAAAAATCATATTTAGATCTGTCTAATTATTTTTATTGTTTACAATGGTAATTTACAGATGTAAGAGAGAATGATGAGCATCGTTAACATTGTGTTTACGAAGGTCCGCGTAAGAACAATCAAGACTGGAAGAGTCAGTGTGGTCCTCCTAACTTCCCACCAATGACTATTGGCTTATGTCAAGCCAGTCCTAGAGGCCACGGCAACATTTGTTGTTGTGCCAAAGATTAATATTCTCTTTCTCAAAAAAAAAAAAAAAAGATTAATATTCTCCCATCAACTATAATCCTAGAATTTTTTGTACTTATATATTATTAAATTTTAATAAGTTCCAATGTTTAAGCAGAAAACAAAAAAGTTTACTTCATTTTTGGATTTCAAAATTCATCTATATATATAAACTTAATCTTATGTAAAGTAGATCTTTGTTATTCACCATTTTATAAAATAATTGAATTCTTAAGTAACTGTTAGGAATTTTATATTGAAGTTAATCCAACTTATAAAAATATATAAGAAATATGGATTGAAATGGATTAATCTTTGAACAGATAAACCGAATTTTGAGTTGAACATTTATGACTTTCCGAAAGTGTTAAGTTTGACATTTATGATCAATCTAACTTGGTATGTTAGATTTAGTTATTTTAAAATTTCATAATTATTTGTAAGAGAATCGATAAGAGAAATTCTAATTAAATTAAATATTTTAAATTCCATAACTATGTCAATACAAAATAAAATTCATTTCAACTCAATAATATGACGAGGAAGTTTTCCTACACCTAGCCTCTTTTGCACGTGCGGACTTCACCTTGACCATTTCATTAACCATAAAATACGCAACGAGGTCTTAACCATGAAATAAAATTATAATTTTTCTGGTATAAAGTTGCCTTACTTGCACCGGGATGATTATCTTTCCGAGAACACTTAACATATAATATTTTTAACTTCATATAAAAATCTCTATACATATGCTAGCGACCTACTACCTAATCTTGATGGCTGTATCGTTGTTGTTGCTCTGAAGCAGACGTGTTGATACAGTTGCCAAGATTATTAGCGAAACTTAGCATCTCATTATGAGACATTAACGGTCTTAACCCCAAGAAATCTCTAGTCTCTCCTCCACTGTCGTCCACCACATCGTTCCTCTCATCTCCGGCGTTAAAACCACCGTCGAAAGCTTCTCCAACGCCGTCATGATGATGAGCATGATGATTCATCATATAGTAGTCTTGAAACCCGAATCCAGGTTCTGAAGGTGACGTCATCATCGATGCAGCCATTGTAGTTGTGATCAGCTTATTATAGCTCGACTTCTCGTCTTCCTCTGGAGTGGTTGTTGACTTTGAGGGACCCATTTGAGCTGCTTTCTGGAGCAAAGCTGTGGCTGACATAGCCGGAGATGGGTGCTGGAAGTTTGCTGAAGCAGAAGCAAGAGGGAAGTAATTAGCATTGTTGCCATTAGGGTTAGGGTTTGATGAGATGAGCCAAGGAGGGATGTTGTGGAAGTGATGATGTGGCTCTTCTTGCTTCATAGGAAGTTCATCATGACCATGGGGATTGTTATTGTGGCTGGTGATGTTTTGTGAGGAGGAAGAGAAGTTTATGTTGTGTTGAGTTTGATGAGGAGAAGAAGATGGGATTAGAATAGGGTTTGGTATGGCTCTTGCACTCTCTTCTGCTAATGCATCACAAAATGCTCTATGAGTTATGAAGCTATCCCTCCTGCATATATTCCACAAAACATCACAATTAATTGAAGTAAAAACTGCTTTCAAATAAATCAAATAAACAATACGATTTTGTGAGGTTTTGTAGGTCCATGAAGCATGTTGTATTATTTGTGGGGGTGTGTCACGTGTGAATAACAAGATGATAGAACAAGAAATAAATGTAAACCGTACAAAAATTCATATTAGGACTGAAAAAAATATATATATAACAAGTTAAATTAAAAAGAAGTACCATAATAATAAATAGTTGTTTAAATGAGATTCTTTGAGCTACTTAATTAATTTTTACCTTTGTCCTATTCAAAATTAAATGAAACTACTCATATACTATGTGTCACTCATTATCACATTACACCACACATCTTGTCTTCTTCCTTGCAGATAACCTTAGACTTAAATATGAATGCACAAGTTTCATCAAATGCATCTTTGATAAAATAAGAAAAAAACATATGAAATTTTACCTAGAAAAGAGAGTTCCACAGTCGCATTTGTATTCTTTGGTGCCACAAGTCTTAGCATGAGCCTTCCAATCTGATTGCACCGCATACTTCTTCGAACACTTATCGCATTTCCATTTTTTCTCGCCATGTTTTCTGAAGAAATGCTTCTTGATTCCTGTCAAGTCTCCTAGAGCTCTTGATGGATGATGATGGACACAGTTTGGCTCGGGGCAGACATAGACTTTCTTCCTTATCACGTCTTTGTTTGATCTTTGTTTAAGCTTCCATGGTAGATTGTGTCCTCTCTTGTGAAGCTGCAAGTTCTGGTCTCTTTGAAACCCTTTGTTGCAGATCTCGCATATGAATCTGTTTGTTGCCATTAGTGTTTTTGGTGATAAAGCCAACACTTCTGCTTCTGGGTCTGAATAAAAAAAATCAGGAAAAACACCAAAAATGAATTATTAAGACAAAACTCAAACCGGTACAAACAATATTCGTTTTATTTGTTGAATTTATATATAAAAAATCTTAAAATTAACCTGGATTGCCGGGTTGGTTTCTCTTCTTCTTTTGAGATGGTTGTGGAGCAAGACACTGTTCTTCCTGTTGCTGATTTGGATTAGTGTTGTAATGAAAGTTGGAGCCGCTAGTCTCAGTTCTGTTTCCTGAAGACACACTTGCACGATCTCCTGAAGCTGATGTTAGATTGGACATGTTTTCCTCCACTTGTTGTTGTTGATGATGATATAACATATCTTTGTTCATCATCATCAGTATTAAAACCTTAACAAGAATTAATAAAACAAAAAATTTCAGATCTCTGTATGTAATTAGTAAAAAGCAGACAAACAGTAGTGGGAAAACTAGCAAAAAGAAGACTCAAGCAGAAACATCCAAGAAGTTCTTGAAACCCATATATAATTATATAGCTTTTTAAATTAAGCTTTCTTGGTTGGCTTCAACCCAAGAGACAAGCTTTAGCTTATGGGAAAAATCAAAAATAATAATAAGACCCAAAGTCCAAGTTATGTCAAGAGAGAAAGTTTGTTTGAAAGCTGAACATAAGAACCAGAGTTTTGTTCTTGTTCGTTTCAAACATGAACAAGAACGCTTTTAAGGCTTGCTTTTTACTAACAACACTCCAAAGAAACATTAACAAACAACAAGAGCACACAACAATCAATAACAAGATAAGAAAAAAAAAAGCAAGAAGGAAGAAGGAAGTAAATCCACAATACCTAGAAGGAGAGGGGAGAGAAGAGAGAGATTGTGGACAAGAGAAGAAACTCTATTATCTTTCTCTCTTTGTGTTATATTTGAAGCTTATAAATTCGGAATTTAAAAGAAAATAATAATAATAGCAATGGGGAACCCTACTGCTAATGGAAAAAATAAATTACTAATAATAATTTACAGCTTACACAGAAGCACAGAGCAGCCTGTCCTTTTAAATTATTATCACCGTTTTTCATACAATATGGTTAAAAATATTGGGAAACTGTTTTTATATAATTTTTTTTTGTTTTGATAAAGAAAGGTGGGCCAAATTTTTATATATACTTTCTCGCACAGTTGTGTGAAAAGCTTGCAGAAAGAGGATTGTAAGTTTGTACGTTTCTCGAGATAGTGAGAAGACATGTTTGAATTCGCTTTCGTGCATGCACTCACTATTAATAATTTTTATTATTTCAGTCTTCATAATTGTACTGTGTTTTGTGGATCAGAATCTGTAATTTATTGGTTTCTACTTTTGTAACAACATTGTCAAATCATCTAAAATTACAATCATGTTTTGAATATTGATGTGTGTTGTATAAAATGAACAAAAATTTGTACTCCCACTCCCATGTTTAAATATCTTTTTTGTTATTGAACAGTTTTTTTTTATGATTTCCGTGCTATAATTTTGAGTAATCCGATGCCAAAAAAAAATAAAAAAAATTTGAGTAATCTTGATTGACTTCATAATTAAACTGTTACCTTGAAAATATTATCTCTATTCCAAAAATTATACTTCCATTCATAAATATAAGATATTTTAGTCAAAACACACATATTAAAAAAGTACCACTATAAATTAAAAATTATTCAACAAATTACAAAATAGACTATTAAATATAAAGGTTAATTTGATGAATGATCATATTGAATAAAATACTAGATTTGTAGTAAAAAGTAAAGAGAAATAGGACAAAAAAAAGGAAAAAAAGGATAATATGATTAGTTGGTGAAACATTTTTTTTTTTTGTTATAAGATCAAATTTTCTTAAATATATTTGGTTACATAATTTTGATAAAATAAAAAATTATCTAAAAACGCCAAAACATCTAACATTTTGAAATATCAAAAAAAAATTCAAAACATTTTATATTCGAAAACATAATGAATATATTTTTGAAGTTATTAAAACTTGTTACAAAATAAAATATTTATAGTTTAATTTTCTTTGTGTTTGTTATATGTGAATATTTTGAAGTTATGATCAATTTAAAATATGAAAGAGTATATAATATGCAAACAAATTCTTTTATGGTCAATTAAATCTCAGGCATCACGAAACCTCAAACTTTAAGACCCTGACAAACAGAGAATGGTTTTTTTTTTTTTGTAAATTACAGTACTATACATGATTGATTCATTGATTAAAAGGGGGAAAGGTTCACTTTTCTTTTTTTTAATTGGGTTCTTGAGGATTTTTCATGTTAAAGGAGAAAATATAACTGAATGATTAACTATGGTTCAGTGGACGCAAAAATTTATTCAGTGACACATGCCCTAACCTACTTTATATATACATCGAGCTATGGACACAAATCATTGACACTTTTTGCATTTTTAAAAATTATAAACTATACATGCGTAGACCATGGTCGGTCCAGGGGCGTAGACTAGACACCACTACACTCCTTATCTTATCAACGTTTTAAATAAAATCAAATACTGATCAAAACTTATTAATCATCAATGCTGTTATGGTGTCCTTATACGAACCTCTTTTGTCAACCATTTTACGAATTTAGTCCATCTTTTATACATGGTTGTTAATGTCATAAGTGAGCTATATATAGAAAATGAAATAAAATTCGTTTTCTTGATGGAAGAAATTATATAAATGTCCACTCACATCAAAGCGGCGTTCTCTTTCGTGACACCTATGCATCCATAATCATGTGAACTTCTTTCTGATCATAAAAGTGTAATACTATTTGTAATTAGACGTTATACATAAGAGATCGGAGTTGAAAACAATATACAGAGATTAAGATACACAATAATTTTAACAAGAGTTTTCTTGTTTGCATTAGACAATACATTACAAAACATGTGACGCTGTCTCCAAACTTCGCTTTAGATCGTGTTTTTATAAGAAAGGTCCAAAGTACATATGTTAATTATCTATAAAATGTGTTTTTTGGTTATATATATTATCTATAACATGCATGTTTTTGTACCAATATATAAATTTGTTGAACCAACATGGAATGGAAATCTGCAAACATCCATTTTTTTTTTTGAACAAATACTCATTGCATTACGATAAAGGAAAAGTTCAGTCTACAAGAGCTGCAGGGAAAGGTAAAGACGATAAAGCTGCTTTT
The DNA window shown above is from Brassica oleracea var. oleracea cultivar TO1000 chromosome C3, BOL, whole genome shotgun sequence and carries:
- the LOC106336134 gene encoding protein indeterminate-domain 7-like, which encodes MMMNKDMLYHHQQQQVEENMSNLTSASGDRASVSSGNRTETSGSNFHYNTNPNQQQEEQCLAPQPSQKKKRNQPGNPDPEAEVLALSPKTLMATNRFICEICNKGFQRDQNLQLHKRGHNLPWKLKQRSNKDVIRKKVYVCPEPNCVHHHPSRALGDLTGIKKHFFRKHGEKKWKCDKCSKKYAVQSDWKAHAKTCGTKEYKCDCGTLFSRRDSFITHRAFCDALAEESARAIPNPILIPSSSPHQTQHNINFSSSSQNITSHNNNPHGHDELPMKQEEPHHHFHNIPPWLISSNPNPNGNNANYFPLASASANFQHPSPAMSATALLQKAAQMGPSKSTTTPEEDEKSSYNKLITTTMAASMMTSPSEPGFGFQDYYMMNHHAHHHDGVGEAFDGGFNAGDERNDVVDDSGGETRDFLGLRPLMSHNEMLSFANNLGNCINTSASEQQQRYSHQD